The DNA region CATACCAGCGGACCGCAGAGCGACATCCAGCGCATCACGCAGATCGCGCGGGCGATGGTCACCCGCTGGGGCATGAGCGAGAGCCTCGGCCCGATCGCCTACGGCGAAAACGAGGAGACCATCTTCCTCGGCCGCTCCATCGCCCACTCGCAGAACTACAGCGAGCGCACGGCGCAGCTGATCGACGAGGAGGTGCGCCGCCTCGTCGACAACAGCCTCGAGCGGGCCACCCGCCTCCTCACCGAGCACCGCCCCTCGCTCGACGCCATCGCCGCCGCCCTGCTCGAGCGCGAGACGCTCACCGGCGACGAGGTGCAGATCATCATGCAGGGCGGCACCCTGCCCCCCTTCGACCGCGAGGCGGCCGAGGCCGCGCGCCGCCGCAAGGAGGAGGAAGAGATGAGCCGCGGCGAGCGCATCGACGCCGTTCTCGACGCGGCTAGGCGCCGCGAAGGCGAGGAGCCCGGCAACGGGACGCGCGAACTGGTGCCCGACGGCGCCGCGGACGCGGCGCCCGCAGGCGAGCGGCCGGAAGCCGAGCGGCGGCCGCCGGACGGCGCCTGAGATGAGCGCAGGCGCCGGCAGCGCGTCGGGTCCCGGTCGCCCGCGCCTGCTGGCGGCGCGCGGACGCGAGCTGCGAGCGCTGCTGGAGGCCGCCGGTGTCGACGCCTACGGCGCCGCACTGATGGCCCGCAAGGCCGAGTCCCTCGTCGTCCGCGTGGACGACCTCCGCGCGCCAGCCGCCAACATCCTCAAGCAGGAGCTGCTCAGCTTGGGCGGCGACTGCGCCACCCACCGCGACGTCATTCTCGGCGGGCCCGAGCGCTCCAGCGCGCACCTGATCGGCAGCGAGCGGCAGCTCGCCCAGCTCCCCGCGAAGCTGAAGCCGCAGCCCTTCGGCCTGCGCCGCGTGGGCGAGGACCTGGCCGCGCTGCTCGCCGCGCGACGCCGCCCGCCGAAAGCCTTGACCCTGCCCGGAGGCGCCCTTAGTTTCGAGGCCGGGCCGCGCCTGATGGGCATCCTCAACGTGACGCCGGACAGCTTCTCCGATGGCGGCGCCTGCCTGGATCCCGAGCGCGCCGTCGAGCAGGGGCTGCGGCTGATCGCCGAGGGCGCAGACCTGATCGACATCGGCGGCGAGTCGACGCGGCCAGGCGCCGCGCCGGTGGCCGCCGACGAGGAGACGCGCCGCGTGCTGCCGGTGATCCGGGCGCTCGCCCGCCAGACCGCGGCGCCGCTCTCGGTGGACACGCGCAAGGCGAGCGTCGCCGCCGAGGCCCTGGCCGCGGGCGCGCAGATCATCAACGACGTCTCCGCGCTCGGCGATCCGGCGATGGCGGCGCCGGTCGCGGCGAGTGGCGCGGGCCTGGTGCTGATGCACATGCAGGGCGAGCCGGCGACGATGCAGGCGAGCCCGCAGTACGCGGACGCGGTGGACGAGATCTACCGCTGGCTGGAGGCGAAGCTGGCCGCGGCGCGGGCGGCGGGCATCGCCGGCGAGCGGCTGCTGGCCGATCCGGGGATCGGCTTCGGCAAGCGCCTGGAGGACAACCTGGCCATCCTGCGGCGCCTCGAGGAGTTCCACGGCCTCGGCGTGTCGCTGGTGCTGGGCGCGAGTCGCAAGTCCTTCCTCGGCGCGCTGCTCGAGGAGCCGGATCCGGGGCGGCGCCTCGAGGGCAGCCTCGCCGCGGCGGCCCGGGCCGCCGCGGCCGGCGTGCAGATCCTGCGCGTGCACGACGTGGCGGCGACGCGCCGCTTCCTGGCCGCCTGGCGGCCCCTCGCGCCGAGCGCCGGCGCGATCGCAAACGACGAGGACGGGCAGTCGTGAACGAGATCCTCTTCACCGCCCTCAACGTGCTGGACATCCTCGTGGTGGCCTTCCTCTTCTATCGGCTCTACGTGCTCGTCCACGGCACCCGCGCCGCGCTCATGCTCAACGGCTTCCTCGTCATCCTCGTCGCGGGCCTGCTCGCGCAATGGATCGGGCTGGCCACCTTCAACTGGATCCTCGACAACCTGCGCACGGTCTGGGTGATCGCCTTCATCATCCTGTTCCAGCACGAGCTGCGCAGCGGCCTCGCCCAGCTCGGACGCAACCGGATCGTCGGCCTCTTCTTCAAGGTCGACAAGGACGCCGGCCACATCCAGGAGGTCACGCGCGCGGTCGAGGGCCTCGCCCGCTCGGGGCTGGGCGCGCTGATCGTCTTCGAGCGCGAGATGGGCCTGCGCAACTACGCCGAGAACGGCGTGCTGCTGAACGCCGCCGTCAGCGCCGACCTCATCGAGACGATCTTCACGCCGCCCTCGCCGCTGCACGACGGCGCGATCATCATCAACGAGGACAGCCTGGTCGCGGCGCGGGTGATCCTGCCGCTCTCGCAGGATCCCAGCCTCAGCCGCGTGCTCGGCACGCGCCACCGCGCGGCGGTGGGCATCACGGAGGAGTCGGACGCGCTGGTCGTGGTCGTCAGCGAGGAGACGCGCACGATCAGCATCGCCGAGGCCGGGCGCCTGGAGCGCGACTTCGACGTCGCCGGCCTGCGCAAGGCGCTGATCGCCCGCCTGCGCGCGCGCGGCCCGGCCGAGCGCGGCGCGGCCACCTAGGCGCGCCGCAGCGCGCCCCGGATAAGTGCCGGATCCGGCGGGGTGACGGCGCCCCGCGCGGACGGACGCGGACGGCAGCGGTCCGGTCCTGGTGGCGATGGGCTCGCGGCGCCTCGCGCTGTAGCGACGTCCGGCAGCCGCCGGTCCCCCACGCCGCCCCCCAGCCACGCGGCCCCGCTCCCGAAGGGCGAGCCCACCGGTCCGCCGGCGGCGACGCCACGCCTGCAAGGCGACTCCTCCCAGATCACCCTGCGCGATGGCCGCTCGCCCGCCGGACCCGGCGATTGCGAAGACGAGGCGGACAGGCGGCGGGCCCGGTGCGAGCCGGGCCGCGAGCCGCCCGTCCGTGGGAGGGGGCCGAGCCGCGAGCCGCGCTGCTGATGAACTGGCTTCCTGCCGGCGCCTGGACCTCGTTCCCGCTCCACGCGCCGGCCATTGCAGGCCGTGGACCAGGCCCCGGCGGGCCGGCGGCGCCGCGTCAGCGCGGCACTTGCGCGCACCGCGGCGCGGGCGCGGGTCGCCGCGCGACAACCGCCGCGGGCGCGGGCCCGCGCGGCCTGTCCACGCCGGTGGCGGCGCCGCGAGGGGGCTTGAGTCGGCGCCCGCCAGGCGCTAGGCTGCTGGCCTGCCCGCGCCGGCCTCCGGCGCCCGTGCCCGGATCGCCTCCGGCTCTGTCGAGGTTTCCATGCGCGCTCAGCGGATCGCCCTGCCCCTCCTGCTCGCCATCGCGCTCGGCCTGGGCGCCTGTGAGGAGAAGCTCGAAGAGCCCGGCATTCACGTCCTCACCTTCGACAGCTTGCGCGGCACCATCGGCGACACCCTCCTCTTCGGGGGCCGCTACACGGGCAACCCCGCGGACGTCGCTCGCCACCAGTGGGACTTCAACTCGGACGGCATCTTCGACGCCACCTGGGTGAACGAGGGCCAGGACTGGCCGCTGGTCTTCTTCCGGCACATCTATGCGCGCGCCGCCGAGTACACGGCCACGCTCCAGGTAACCACCGTGCAGAACCGCCTCTACCGGGCGACGACGCGTGCCGTCGTCACCGACGGCGTGCCGCAGCTCAGCGCGAGCGTTCCCGACACGGTGGATTGCGGCGAGAGCTTCACCCTGATCGGCCACGCGGCCGACGACGCCGGCAATCGCGCCTTCTGGGACATCGGCGGCGACGGCAGCGCCGAGCTGAGCCAGACCTACACGGACAGCGTCACGCTCGCCTACGCGGCCAGCTTCGCCGAGCCCGGGCGCTACACGGTGGTCTTCGGCGCCAGCGACAACGACAACCACGTCGAACGCTTGAGCTTCACGGTGACGGTCGGCGGGGCGCCCTACTGGACGAGCGGGGCCTCGCTCGACGAGGCCCGCGCCGACCACGCCGCCGCGGCCCACGACGGCCGGCTTTTCGTCTTCGGCGGCCGCCACGGCCGCGGCGTCGTCGCCTCGACGGAGATCTACGACCCGGTCGGGGACAGCTGGAGCCCCGGCGCCCCGCTGCCGACGCCGCGCTGGGGGGCGCGGGCGGTGGCGATGAACGAGCGCATCTACGTGCTCGGCGGCGTCACCCAGGCCGACACGGTCTTCCCCAGCGTGGAGATCTACGAGCCGGCCACGGACAGCTGGACGGTCTTCGACCCGCCCCTGCCCAAGCACCGCATGCCGAGCCTGAAGCGCGGCTTCGCGGCCTTGAAGGTGGGCGGCATCACCGCCTGCTGCGATTCGATCCTGCTCTTCGGCGGCATGGGCGCAGGTGGCATCAACGACACGACGCTCATCTACAGTACCGAGCGCGACTCCTTCTCGATGGACCTGACCCACTTCATGCAGGAGACCCGGGCCTGGCTGGGCGGCGTCACCGCCTGGAACACCCCCGCTGAACTGGACGGTCGCCTCTTCGGCGTCGGCGGCAGCACGGATGGGGCCACACCGAGCAGCCGCGTCGAGGCCTACGATCCCTTCAGCGACTTCTGGCGTGTGCAACCCTCGCTGCCGACCGCGCGCCTGGCACCGGCGGTGGCCGTCTCCGGCGGCAAGCTCTATGTCCTCGGCGGCGCGACGGGCACCAGCGGCGCGAGCGCCGTCGCCGAGGTCTACTCGCTCAGCGGCGAGGCCTGGGACGCGCTGCCCCCGCTGCCCTTGCCGCGCAGCGGAGCAACGGCCCTGGTCCTGCCGGGCCTGGAGCGGATCTTCCTGATCGCCGGGGCAACGCCGGCCACCTCGACCTACCATGTCGAGGGCAGCCGGGACCTGCAGATCCTCCCCCCCTGGCGTTGCGAGCCCTGAGCCGATAATTGCGTTTCTGCAAAAAACACTCAAAGAGGAGCCTCGTTGCGCCGATACCACACACCATGCGGGGGCTCCACGTCTTGCCACCGCTGAGGCTGATTCATGGCGCCGGCGGCGGTTTTGTTTGGTGGCTGGCGGTGGCTGGATTATCTAGGAGACAAGGGGATTTCGGGTCTCCGCTCTCCGCCGCGGCACGCGCCTCGCATGCATCTGCCGGGCTCTCCACCCGGCACCGCTCGTGCTGCAGGGTCGAGTCCACCGAGGAACACCTTGCCGGATAAGCAGTTGATCGAGGTTGAGTTGATCGGCCGCGGCCACGAAGGGCTCCCCGCCTTCTTCGAGGCCCTACCCAAGGAATCGGGCTGGCCGCCGGACACCGTGCTCTCGCTCACCGACCGCGAGCCCACGGAGTTCGAGCGCGCCGAACGCTACTTGGCGGCCCTGACCGAGGGGCAGATCGTCGGCGCGCTCAGCCTGCACCCGGCGGCGGCGGGCAACTACCACCGCATGCACAACCTGCACTTCCACATCGACGTGCTGCCGAGCTGGCAGGGCAAGGGCGTCGGTACCGCGCTCATGCGCCGGCTCATCGAGCATGCGCGGGCCGAGGGATTCTGGCGCATCTACCTGGGCACGCTCTCCTGGAACCAGCGGGCGCTCGAGCTCTTCGGGCGCTTCGGCTTCCGGGTGGAGGGACTCAGCCGCGCGGCCTACCGCGTCAAGACCCGCGGCGGCGAGGACTACTTCCTCGACGGCATCGGCATGGCGCTGTGGATCGGCCCGCGCCTGGAGGTGAAGCCCGGCGACTGGAAGCTGACGGCGCAGTGGAGCGAGCCGGGAACCGGTCAGGTCGCCTACGCCCAGGACGGCGAACTGCTCACCGAAGAACTGGTCGCCCTGCACGCGGCGATGGGCGACCTGCGCCACCGCTTCCCGCGCCTGGTGAAGGCGGCCTGGCGGCAGAGCGACCTCGTCGTCACGGCGCGCCTCGGCGGCCGTCTCGTCGGCGCGGCGCGGGCGATCAGCGACCGCGCGAGCACGCTCTTCGTCTGCGACCTGATGGTCCACCCCGAGCTGCGCGGCCAGGGCATCGGCAGCGAGCTGATGCGCCGCCTGGTGGGGCCCTACGCGGGGCTCTATCAGATCGTCCTGCTCACGGACCCCGAAACGATGCCCTTCTTCGAGCACCTCGGCTACATGAGCTGGGAGTACACGGCGCTGCAGCTCAACCCACCGCGGTCGGAGGCCTAGGCGCCGACGCCGCCCGCACCCGAAACCCACAGGGGCGTGGCGGGATAGCTTCAGCCCGCCGGCCTCATCCCCGAGCGGCGGCCCAGGACTTGCCACGTGGCAAGTCTGAGCCATCGTCCCGCGGCCCTGCAATCGACCGCGCCGCCGCTCGATGAGAACCGCTCGTCCGCACCAGAATGGCCTCTTCAGCGCTCACCACTCTGCGCGCGGGTCAGGTCCTCGAGGAACTGCGGGTTCAGGCACACGGCAGCCGCGTTGAGGGTCTCACCTGCCTTGATCCTTGCCAGGGTCCGGTCGAACTGCGGCATCGCGGTTGGTGGTATCGTGAAGTGATATCGCCTTGGAGGGGTGCCGAATGCGATGAGTCCGCCACGCTCGATCGTAGCGAAGAACTCGTCGATGGACCGCTGGTGAAGCGCAGTGACGTCTAACTCGCTCTTCGTCTCCTCCGGGATTAGGATCTCGTACGATTCATCGGGCGTGTCTGTCCAGCGAACCAAGAGTCCCCACTCAAACTCCTGGACATCAAGGACTAGCGGCGAATCGCGGTACACCGTTGAGTGAAGCGCGATCCGCTCTGCGCGTGTGCTCGCTGCCCTTGCAAGGTCGTGCGCCGCCTGCGCGAGCTCGTGCTTTGCCCGGGCAAGGTCTGTGACCGTGATCGACGGCGTCAGATCGCCCGGATGCGAGCCTCCCGAATAGAGGTACCCATTCAGTAGGAGCGCGGCCGTCCCGACGCCGGCGAACGCGAAGACGAGAGCAGGAAGTACCGCCTGGAATTCCCCTCTCTCCAGCAGCGTGGCGAGGCTACATGGCAACCTCTCTCGGCCGCCTGCTTCTAACCCCTGGAGACATCGGCCGGCGCGACGGCCAGGCCGATGCTGCTCGTCAAGTAGCGGCCACGACGGCGAAGCGCGGTTCTTCCTCCTCGACGGCCGGCTGACCCAGCGCTTCCCGATACACCGCTTCCACGCGCCGCGCAATCTCGCTCCAATCGAGGCCGGCGGCCTTGGCGCGGCCTCGCTCGCCGTAGCGCCGGCGCGCCTCGGGGTGGTCGAGGAAGTAGCCGAGCGCGCCGGCCAGGGCCTCGGCGTTGCCGGGCTCGACGAGCAGGCCGTCGACGCCCTGGCTCACGACGTCCCGGTAGCCCTCGATGTCGAAGCCCACCACGGGCAGGCCGGCCGCCATCGCCTCGACGAGCACCATGCCGAAGCTCTCGCGGCCTAGACTCGGCGCGCAGAAGACGTCCGCCGCGGCATAGACCGCAGCGAGCCGTGCCCGATCCGTGATCGCGCCGAGGAAATGCACGCGCCCGGCGAGCGCCGCGGGCAGCGCCGCCTCGAGGCGCTCGCGATCCGGCCCGTCGCCGACGACGAGCAGGTCCACCCCGTCGCGCTCCGCGGCGAGCCGTGCGAAGCTCGCGAGCAGCAGCGGCAGGCCCTTGCGCCTGACCATCGCACCGACAAAGAGCACGCGCAGGCGCTCGGGATCGGGCCCCGGCAGCGCCGCGGGCCGCGCCCCGGCGAAGAGCGCGTAGTCCACGCCGTTGGGGATGATCCGGTAGTCGCCCGGAAAGAGCCGCTCCACGGGCCGAAGCGCCGCCCGGCTCACCGGGATGCGCAGCCGGGCCGCCGCGAGGCGCCGCCCGAGCGGGCCGCGGAAGCTCTGCACCAGCAGGTCGCGCGGATAGTAGCTGTGGAAGGTGGCCACCACGGGACAGCGCGCCTGCGCGAGCGCGAGCAGGGTCAGCGTGGGCTGCAGCGGGCTGTGCAGGTGCAGGACGTCGAAGTCCTCGGCGGCGAGCAGCGCCTCGAGCTGCCGGCCGAGCTGCCAGCCCACCGAGAAGCGCGAGAGGCTGTTGTTGTAGCGCACGGGGATGCTCCGCCCGAGGCGCAGCACGCGCGGCCCCGCGTTCGTCGCTTCCCCGCGCATCCGGCTCGTGATGACGACCGCCTCGTGGCCGCGGGCGGCGAGCGCGTTGCCCAGCGATCGGATGTGCTCGCTGACGCCGCCCCAGAGCGGGTAGTAGAACTCGCTGATCAGGCCGACCTTCATCAGGCCGCCGCTCCTTTCGCGCCCGCCGCCGGCTCGAGCGCCAGGGCGCCGTCGTGCAGCGGGTAGAGCACGCACCACTGCTCGGGATGCGCGGCAACGGCCGCCGCCAGCGCCCGCGCGTAGCCCGCCAAGGGATCCGCGTCCGCAGGCAGCGGAGCGCTCACCTTGATAACATAGCCGCCCGGTTCCCGCAGCAGGAAGATGGGCAGGAGCGCCGCGCCGGCGCGCTGCGCGACCTCGAGTCCCGCGGCGGGAAAGGCCCGCAGGCCGCCGAGGAAGGGCGCCGCGCGCAGGCCTTGACCCGCCGTGCTCGCCGGGTCCAGCGCGCGATCGACGAGAATGCCCACCGGATGGCCGCGGCGCAGCTCCCGGTAGAGCGCCACGCCCGCGCCCGTGCCCGAGATCGTGCGCTGGCCGCCCTCTTCGCGGAGGCGTGCGAAGAGCCGCGCGAGAGCCGGCGGTTCGAGCGCCTCCGCGAGCGCGGCGAGATTCGGCAGCCGGCGCCCCAGCCAGCGCGAGAGCAGGTCCCAGTTGCCCAGGTGCGCGCCGAGGAAGCAGAGCGGGCCCCACTCGACCGCCTCCAGATGCTCGAGGCCGTCGACGCGGATGCGCAGCGACGCGATCCGCGCGGGCCGGGCTGCCAGGGCGAGCAGCTCGCCCCAGTAGCGGCCGTAGTTCGCGAAGACGTCTCCCGCGCGCGCGCGGCGACCGCCGGCCGCAGCGATGGCGGCCAGGTTCGCGGCCACCACCACCCGCCGCGGTGAGAGAAGCCCGCCGAGGCGCCAGAGCGCCGCCGCGAGCGCGGCAAGAACGCGCATCGGCAGCAGCCGAGCGAGGAGGAGGCCGAGGCGCAGGGCGATCAGGGTCGGCACGCGGGCTCCCGGAGGTGGCGGGGGGCGGCTGGGCGGCAGGGTCGATTCTAGCGGCCGCGCGGTCCGCCGGCAGCAAAAAAGGGCCCCCCGCAATGCGGAGGGCCCTCGCGAACTCGCAGCCGCGCCGCGCCTACTGCACGCAGAGCAGCTTGTGGCTGGCCGCCTCGAGGCGGCCGGCCGCGTCCAGCGCCGCCAGGCGCGCGAAGTAGACGCCGCTGGGCAGCTGGCGGCCCGACTCGTCCGCGCCGTCCCAGCCGATCACGTGATAGCCAGCGGCCAGCTGGCGATCCGCGAAGAGGCGCCGCTGCAGGCGGCCGGCGGCGTCGTAGATCTCCAGGCTCACCGCGGCATCGGCCCGCATCGTGAAGGCGATGCTCGTGAAGGGATTGAAGGGATTCGGGAAGCTCGCCAGGCCCGCCAGCAGGCCGCTGCCGGGCACGGTCCCGTCCGGCACGCCCACGGCCGTGCCCAGCACGCCCGTGCCGCCCGACTCGTGGTAGCGCTCGGCGAACTCCTGCAGGAACATGTTCGCCGCGCCTTGGTCGTGGATGATCACCGTGTTCTCGTCGTTCCGGCTGTCCGCGGCGAAGCTGTAGTTGTGGCTGCCGGTGGCCACCAGCGGATCCGCGCCCAGGTTGTTCACGTCGACGATCATGTACTTGTGGTGGAGCAGGCGGCTGCTCGGCAGCGGCGTGTCGATCCAGACGTCGGCCGGGATGTCCCAGGCATAGGGCGTGCAGGCATCGCCGGCCATCTCGTAGTAGACG from bacterium includes:
- a CDS encoding glycosyltransferase family 4 protein, which produces MKVGLISEFYYPLWGGVSEHIRSLGNALAARGHEAVVITSRMRGEATNAGPRVLRLGRSIPVRYNNSLSRFSVGWQLGRQLEALLAAEDFDVLHLHSPLQPTLTLLALAQARCPVVATFHSYYPRDLLVQSFRGPLGRRLAAARLRIPVSRAALRPVERLFPGDYRIIPNGVDYALFAGARPAALPGPDPERLRVLFVGAMVRRKGLPLLLASFARLAAERDGVDLLVVGDGPDRERLEAALPAALAGRVHFLGAITDRARLAAVYAAADVFCAPSLGRESFGMVLVEAMAAGLPVVGFDIEGYRDVVSQGVDGLLVEPGNAEALAGALGYFLDHPEARRRYGERGRAKAAGLDWSEIARRVEAVYREALGQPAVEEEEPRFAVVAAT
- a CDS encoding TIGR00159 family protein, with the protein product MAAPRAERRRDRKRRGRAVVNEILFTALNVLDILVVAFLFYRLYVLVHGTRAALMLNGFLVILVAGLLAQWIGLATFNWILDNLRTVWVIAFIILFQHELRSGLAQLGRNRIVGLFFKVDKDAGHIQEVTRAVEGLARSGLGALIVFEREMGLRNYAENGVLLNAAVSADLIETIFTPPSPLHDGAIIINEDSLVAARVILPLSQDPSLSRVLGTRHRAAVGITEESDALVVVVSEETRTISIAEAGRLERDFDVAGLRKALIARLRARGPAERGAAT
- a CDS encoding lysophospholipid acyltransferase family protein, with the translated sequence MPTLIALRLGLLLARLLPMRVLAALAAALWRLGGLLSPRRVVVAANLAAIAAAGGRRARAGDVFANYGRYWGELLALAARPARIASLRIRVDGLEHLEAVEWGPLCFLGAHLGNWDLLSRWLGRRLPNLAALAEALEPPALARLFARLREEGGQRTISGTGAGVALYRELRRGHPVGILVDRALDPASTAGQGLRAAPFLGGLRAFPAAGLEVAQRAGAALLPIFLLREPGGYVIKVSAPLPADADPLAGYARALAAAVAAHPEQWCVLYPLHDGALALEPAAGAKGAAA
- a CDS encoding GNAT family N-acetyltransferase; protein product: MAPAAVLFGGWRWLDYLGDKGISGLRSPPRHAPRMHLPGSPPGTARAAGSSPPRNTLPDKQLIEVELIGRGHEGLPAFFEALPKESGWPPDTVLSLTDREPTEFERAERYLAALTEGQIVGALSLHPAAAGNYHRMHNLHFHIDVLPSWQGKGVGTALMRRLIEHARAEGFWRIYLGTLSWNQRALELFGRFGFRVEGLSRAAYRVKTRGGEDYFLDGIGMALWIGPRLEVKPGDWKLTAQWSEPGTGQVAYAQDGELLTEELVALHAAMGDLRHRFPRLVKAAWRQSDLVVTARLGGRLVGAARAISDRASTLFVCDLMVHPELRGQGIGSELMRRLVGPYAGLYQIVLLTDPETMPFFEHLGYMSWEYTALQLNPPRSEA
- the folP gene encoding dihydropteroate synthase yields the protein MSAGAGSASGPGRPRLLAARGRELRALLEAAGVDAYGAALMARKAESLVVRVDDLRAPAANILKQELLSLGGDCATHRDVILGGPERSSAHLIGSERQLAQLPAKLKPQPFGLRRVGEDLAALLAARRRPPKALTLPGGALSFEAGPRLMGILNVTPDSFSDGGACLDPERAVEQGLRLIAEGADLIDIGGESTRPGAAPVAADEETRRVLPVIRALARQTAAPLSVDTRKASVAAEALAAGAQIINDVSALGDPAMAAPVAASGAGLVLMHMQGEPATMQASPQYADAVDEIYRWLEAKLAAARAAGIAGERLLADPGIGFGKRLEDNLAILRRLEEFHGLGVSLVLGASRKSFLGALLEEPDPGRRLEGSLAAAARAAAAGVQILRVHDVAATRRFLAAWRPLAPSAGAIANDEDGQS